A stretch of Myxococcus hansupus DNA encodes these proteins:
- the aroC gene encoding chorismate synthase, with amino-acid sequence MNTFGELFRLTTFGESHGPALGAVLDGCPAGVPLTREQIQVALDRRRPGQSTITTARSEPDQVEILSGVFEDKTLGTPIAAIVRNTNQRSGDYEKLKAQDRPGHADAVWRERFKHRDHRGGGRTSGRETLCRVIGGAIAEAYLQRDLPSIRTVAYVSQVGDLVAAVPAPGLTREHVDAHATRCPDTNIRDEMSRRILAAKEAGDSLGGAIDVRVEGLPVGLGEPIFGKLKARIAQALGSIGAVTGVVWGPPDLLERIGQPGIQFHAVKDAYGGIQGGLANGEPMQIRTFFKPPATLQEHAKGGRHDPCIMPRAVPVLEAMVSLVIADLVLHLNARPHTL; translated from the coding sequence ATGAATACCTTCGGCGAACTGTTTCGCCTGACGACGTTCGGTGAGAGCCACGGTCCCGCGCTGGGCGCGGTGCTGGACGGATGCCCTGCCGGCGTGCCCCTGACGCGCGAGCAGATTCAAGTCGCGCTGGACCGCCGCAGGCCCGGCCAGTCCACCATCACCACCGCGCGCAGCGAGCCGGACCAGGTGGAGATTCTCTCCGGTGTCTTCGAGGACAAGACGCTGGGCACGCCCATCGCGGCCATCGTGCGCAACACGAACCAGCGCTCCGGCGACTATGAGAAGCTGAAGGCCCAGGACCGGCCCGGCCACGCGGACGCCGTGTGGCGCGAGCGCTTCAAGCACCGCGACCACCGAGGCGGTGGCCGGACCAGCGGGCGCGAGACGCTCTGCCGCGTCATCGGTGGCGCCATCGCGGAGGCGTACCTCCAGCGCGACCTGCCCTCCATCCGCACCGTCGCGTACGTGTCGCAGGTGGGAGACCTCGTGGCCGCGGTGCCGGCGCCGGGCCTCACGCGCGAGCACGTGGACGCCCACGCCACGCGCTGCCCGGACACGAACATCCGCGACGAGATGTCACGCCGCATCCTCGCCGCGAAGGAGGCCGGTGACAGCCTGGGCGGCGCCATCGACGTGCGCGTGGAAGGCCTGCCCGTGGGCCTGGGCGAGCCCATCTTCGGCAAGCTCAAGGCGCGCATCGCGCAGGCGCTGGGCAGCATCGGCGCCGTCACGGGCGTTGTCTGGGGCCCGCCGGACCTGCTGGAGCGCATTGGCCAGCCCGGCATCCAGTTCCACGCGGTGAAGGACGCGTACGGCGGCATCCAGGGCGGTCTCGCCAACGGGGAGCCGATGCAGATCCGCACCTTCTTCAAGCCTCCTGCCACCCTGCAGGAGCACGCGAAGGGCGGCCGACACGACCCGTGCATCATGCCGCGCGCGGTGCCGGTGCTGGAGGCCATGGTGTCGCTGGTCATCGCCGACCTCGTCCTCCACCTCAACGCCAGGCCCCACACCCTATGA
- a CDS encoding shikimate kinase — protein MDPRLAPGLREAVARPGPAHYPVVGQTVVIAGHRSAGKSRLLPMLARMLARPGLDLDAHLERLHGRPLRTWVAEAPQAFRAAERQALLELPPGGLVAVGGGFLSHHPSALTGLFTLVVPVCFDTYRERLLADQTRPRLRAGVSLEEELATVFHEREALHARVPTVALEDFLRGCLASEVPL, from the coding sequence GTGGATCCCCGGCTCGCGCCGGGACTGAGGGAGGCGGTCGCCCGCCCGGGGCCCGCCCACTACCCTGTCGTTGGACAGACGGTGGTGATTGCCGGGCACCGGAGCGCGGGCAAGTCGCGCCTGCTGCCCATGCTGGCGCGGATGCTCGCCCGCCCCGGGTTGGACCTGGACGCGCACCTGGAGCGCCTGCATGGGCGTCCGCTGCGGACCTGGGTGGCCGAAGCGCCCCAGGCGTTCCGAGCCGCCGAGCGCCAGGCCCTGCTGGAGCTGCCGCCCGGAGGGCTGGTGGCCGTGGGCGGCGGTTTCCTGTCGCACCACCCCAGCGCGCTGACCGGGCTGTTCACCCTGGTCGTCCCCGTGTGCTTCGACACGTACCGTGAGCGCCTGCTCGCGGACCAGACGCGCCCGCGCCTGCGTGCCGGGGTGTCGCTCGAAGAAGAACTGGCCACCGTGTTCCATGAGCGCGAGGCGCTTCACGCCCGCGTACCCACCGTGGCCCTGGAGGACTTCCTCCGGGGCTGCCTTGCCTCCGAGGTGCCCCTGTGA
- the ubiE gene encoding bifunctional demethylmenaquinone methyltransferase/2-methoxy-6-polyprenyl-1,4-benzoquinol methylase UbiE gives MSTEVREMFSSIATKYDVTNEVLSFGIHRLWRRKAVRLSAAKEGDRVLDCASGTGDLALVFKRKVGTSGRVVGTDFCPEMLESAPAKAEKAGLQVEFQVADAMDLPFAANSFDVASISFGIRNVDDPVKCLKEMARVVRPGGRVMVLEFGQPTGVFGALFRFYSKTVMPAVGGLLTGNRAAYQYLPRTSANFPAGDKFLELMDQSGAYAERAAHPLTFGTAYIYVGTVR, from the coding sequence ATGAGTACCGAAGTCCGTGAGATGTTCTCTTCCATCGCCACGAAGTACGACGTGACGAACGAGGTCCTCTCCTTCGGCATCCACCGGCTGTGGCGCCGGAAGGCCGTCCGGCTCAGCGCGGCCAAGGAAGGTGACCGGGTCCTCGACTGCGCGTCGGGAACGGGCGACCTGGCCCTGGTCTTCAAGCGGAAGGTGGGCACCTCCGGCCGCGTCGTCGGCACCGACTTCTGCCCGGAGATGCTGGAGAGCGCTCCCGCCAAGGCGGAGAAGGCGGGCCTCCAGGTGGAGTTCCAGGTGGCGGACGCCATGGACCTCCCCTTCGCGGCCAACAGCTTCGACGTGGCATCCATCTCCTTCGGCATCCGCAACGTGGATGACCCGGTGAAGTGCCTCAAGGAGATGGCGCGGGTGGTCCGGCCCGGCGGCCGCGTGATGGTGCTGGAGTTCGGCCAGCCGACGGGCGTTTTCGGCGCGCTGTTCCGCTTCTACAGCAAGACGGTCATGCCCGCGGTGGGTGGCCTGCTGACGGGCAACCGCGCCGCGTATCAGTACCTGCCGCGGACCTCCGCCAACTTCCCCGCGGGCGACAAGTTCCTGGAGCTCATGGACCAGTCCGGCGCGTACGCGGAGCGGGCGGCGCACCCCCTCACGTTCGGCACCGCCTACATCTATGTCGGCACCGTCCGCTGA